One Lycium barbarum isolate Lr01 chromosome 5, ASM1917538v2, whole genome shotgun sequence genomic window carries:
- the LOC132641044 gene encoding uncharacterized protein LOC132641044 isoform X1, with translation MFFLAIEFCKSMAPGGHIFKQTTLTGKTIRATQSPDESNNVTPPVNTDDSTKIRNGRGKTRGKGLERMRKTMGSKMKIEIPLGKGRPTKPTQLAKLSNELGIIARNFLSLPNKWKELTREDKDAALIRCHEKFEIDLDEHYVKDSVEDILKNRSRQWRYKLKQLFESARSEEEARKIEVPELTRENWNKLCDMWADPEHKKRCDINRANRSKLKTNHFMGSKAFVPARAELAENGVEPDRIEFYKSTHYSTEKGWSSLETETNYKNLKDLKDIYTSGEPGEPSMTIDQIMDTILGKKSVYIKGLGYGPKPDTTRATQRRTTELEDSLRKTKEEAATAQHDLQKRLNVVVETQQSKIET, from the exons ATGTTCTTTCTTGCCATAG AATTTTGCAAATCAATGGCACCAGGAGGACATATCTTCAAACAAACTACACTTACAGGGAAAACTATTCGAGCTACTCAATCGCCGGATGAATCAAATAATGTTACTCCCCCTGTTAATACAG ATGATTCCACTAAGATCAGGAATGGTCGTGGCAAGACTAGAGGGAAAGGTCTTGAAAGGATGAGGAAGACTATGGGAAGCAAGATGAAAATTGAGATTCCACTTGGTAAAGGGAGGCCAACTAAGCCAACTCAATTGGCAAAATTATCCAATGAACTAGGGATAATTGCCAGGAATTTTCTTTCGCTTCCAAACAAGTGGAAGGAACTCACAAGAGAGGACAAAGATGCAGCACTAATTAGGTGCCAC GAGAAGTTTGAAATTGATTTGGACGAGCATTACGTGAAAGATAGTGTTGAGGATATTTTGAAAAACAGAAGCCGACAATGGCGTTACAAGTTAAAACAGCTATTTGAAAGTGCACGTTCCGAGGAAGAAGCTCGTAAAATTGAAGTGCCAGAGTTGACCCGAGAAAATTGGAATAAGCTTTGTGACATGTGGGCTGATCCAGAGCATAAG AAACGATGCGACATAAACAGGGCCAATCGAAGTAAGCTTAAAACTAATCATTTCATGGGGTCAAAAGCGTTTGTACCTGCTCGTGCTGAACTT gcTGAAAATGGAGTAGAGCCTGACAGAATCGAGTTCTACAAGAGTACTCATTACTCGACTGAAAAAGGATGGTCATCTCTAGAGACTGAGACTAACTAT AAAAACCTAAAAGatttgaaagatatatatacTTCGGGAGAGCCGGGAGAGCCTTCCATGACTATTGATCAAATTATGGATACTATACTTGGTAAAAAATCGGTATACATAAAAGGTCTCGGTTATGGTCCGAAACCTGATACTACAAGAGCCACACAAAGAAGAACGACAGAGTTAGAAGACTCCCTTAGAAAGACGAAAGAGGAAGCTGCTACTGCCCAACATGATTTACAGAAACGATTAAATGTAGTGGTAGAAACCCAGCAGTCCAAGATAGAAACCTAG
- the LOC132642553 gene encoding uncharacterized protein LOC132642553: MVHLAVHLPREAMYGGPVQYRWMYKIERFLCKLKRYVRNKARAEGSIAEGYIIDECLTFCSMYLTGIETRFNREDRNDDGSSKKDEPVLDIFSKSARPFGDGDYYAIPRKDLDMARWYVLNNCEEAESFLQEHKEELVKQDVGNIEEKHREQFPLWFKRKILKLYNKDKSMSIKKFYPLAMESDVRGRRHTGCVINGVRYLIQRRDELRKSQNCGIVVAGYHENELIDFYGIITDIIELEYVDENRVFLFKCKWFDLRKKTRMQKD, translated from the exons ATGGTACATTTGGCTGTGCATTTACCACGAGAGGCTATGTATGGGGGACCAGTACAATATCGTTGGATGTACAAAATTGAGAGGTTCTTGTGCAAGCTTAAGCGTTATGTGCGAAACAAGGCACGAGCAGAAGGTTCTATTGCAGAAGGCTATATTATTGATGAATGTTTGACATTTTGCTCTATGTATCTTACCGGCATCGAAACTAGATTTAATCGTGAAGATCGAAATGATGATGGATCTAGCAAGAAAGATGAACCTGTTCTAGACATATTTTCAAAGAGTGCTAGACCATTTGGAGATGGAGATTATTATGCCATACCAAGGAAAGATCTTGATATGGCTCGGTGGTATGTGTTGAATAATTGCGAAGAAGCAGAATCTTTTCTTCA AGAGCATAAAGAAGAGTTGGTGAAACAAGATGTTGGGAATATAGAAGAGAAACACAGAGAACAATTTCCTTTATGGTTTAAAAGGAAA ATTTTGAAATTATATAATAAGGACAAGTCAATGTCTATCAAGAAATTCTATCCTTTGGCAATGGAATCTGATGTGCGTGGAAGAAGACATACTGGctgtgttataaatggtgttaGGTATCTTATTCAACGACGCGATGAATTACGTAAAAGTCAGAATTGTGGTATAGTTGTTGCAGGCTATCATGAAAATGAGTTGATTGATTTTTATGGTATTATAACTGACATCATTGAGTTAGAGTATGTTGATGAGAATCGAGTTTTTCTATTTAAATGCAAGTGGTTTGATCTTCGCAAGAAAACAAGGATGCAAAAAGATTAA
- the LOC132641044 gene encoding uncharacterized protein LOC132641044 isoform X4, with amino-acid sequence MRKTMGSKMKIEIPLGKGRPTKPTQLAKLSNELGIIARNFLSLPNKWKELTREDKDAALIRCHEKFEIDLDEHYVKDSVEDILKNRSRQWRYKLKQLFESARSEEEARKIEVPELTRENWNKLCDMWADPEHKKRCDINRANRSKLKTNHFMGSKAFVPARAELAENGVEPDRIEFYKSTHYSTEKGWSSLETETNYKNLKDLKDIYTSGEPGEPSMTIDQIMDTILGKKSVYIKGLGYGPKPDTTRATQRRTTELEDSLRKTKEEAATAQHDLQKRLNVVVETQQSKIET; translated from the exons ATGAGGAAGACTATGGGAAGCAAGATGAAAATTGAGATTCCACTTGGTAAAGGGAGGCCAACTAAGCCAACTCAATTGGCAAAATTATCCAATGAACTAGGGATAATTGCCAGGAATTTTCTTTCGCTTCCAAACAAGTGGAAGGAACTCACAAGAGAGGACAAAGATGCAGCACTAATTAGGTGCCAC GAGAAGTTTGAAATTGATTTGGACGAGCATTACGTGAAAGATAGTGTTGAGGATATTTTGAAAAACAGAAGCCGACAATGGCGTTACAAGTTAAAACAGCTATTTGAAAGTGCACGTTCCGAGGAAGAAGCTCGTAAAATTGAAGTGCCAGAGTTGACCCGAGAAAATTGGAATAAGCTTTGTGACATGTGGGCTGATCCAGAGCATAAG AAACGATGCGACATAAACAGGGCCAATCGAAGTAAGCTTAAAACTAATCATTTCATGGGGTCAAAAGCGTTTGTACCTGCTCGTGCTGAACTT gcTGAAAATGGAGTAGAGCCTGACAGAATCGAGTTCTACAAGAGTACTCATTACTCGACTGAAAAAGGATGGTCATCTCTAGAGACTGAGACTAACTAT AAAAACCTAAAAGatttgaaagatatatatacTTCGGGAGAGCCGGGAGAGCCTTCCATGACTATTGATCAAATTATGGATACTATACTTGGTAAAAAATCGGTATACATAAAAGGTCTCGGTTATGGTCCGAAACCTGATACTACAAGAGCCACACAAAGAAGAACGACAGAGTTAGAAGACTCCCTTAGAAAGACGAAAGAGGAAGCTGCTACTGCCCAACATGATTTACAGAAACGATTAAATGTAGTGGTAGAAACCCAGCAGTCCAAGATAGAAACCTAG
- the LOC132641044 gene encoding uncharacterized protein LOC132641044 isoform X3 has protein sequence MFFLAIEFCKSMAPGGHIFKQTTLTGKTIRATQSPDESNNVTPPVNTDDSTKIRNGRGKTRGKGLERMRKTMGSKMKIEIPLGKGRPTKPTQLAKLSNELGIIARNFLSLPNKWKELTREDKDAALIRCHEKFEIDLDEHYVKDSVEDILKNRSRQWRYKLKQLFESARSEEEARKIEVPELTRENWNKLCDMWADPEHKKRCDINRANRSKLKTNHFMGSKAFVPARAELKNLKDLKDIYTSGEPGEPSMTIDQIMDTILGKKSVYIKGLGYGPKPDTTRATQRRTTELEDSLRKTKEEAATAQHDLQKRLNVVVETQQSKIET, from the exons ATGTTCTTTCTTGCCATAG AATTTTGCAAATCAATGGCACCAGGAGGACATATCTTCAAACAAACTACACTTACAGGGAAAACTATTCGAGCTACTCAATCGCCGGATGAATCAAATAATGTTACTCCCCCTGTTAATACAG ATGATTCCACTAAGATCAGGAATGGTCGTGGCAAGACTAGAGGGAAAGGTCTTGAAAGGATGAGGAAGACTATGGGAAGCAAGATGAAAATTGAGATTCCACTTGGTAAAGGGAGGCCAACTAAGCCAACTCAATTGGCAAAATTATCCAATGAACTAGGGATAATTGCCAGGAATTTTCTTTCGCTTCCAAACAAGTGGAAGGAACTCACAAGAGAGGACAAAGATGCAGCACTAATTAGGTGCCAC GAGAAGTTTGAAATTGATTTGGACGAGCATTACGTGAAAGATAGTGTTGAGGATATTTTGAAAAACAGAAGCCGACAATGGCGTTACAAGTTAAAACAGCTATTTGAAAGTGCACGTTCCGAGGAAGAAGCTCGTAAAATTGAAGTGCCAGAGTTGACCCGAGAAAATTGGAATAAGCTTTGTGACATGTGGGCTGATCCAGAGCATAAG AAACGATGCGACATAAACAGGGCCAATCGAAGTAAGCTTAAAACTAATCATTTCATGGGGTCAAAAGCGTTTGTACCTGCTCGTGCTGAACTT AAAAACCTAAAAGatttgaaagatatatatacTTCGGGAGAGCCGGGAGAGCCTTCCATGACTATTGATCAAATTATGGATACTATACTTGGTAAAAAATCGGTATACATAAAAGGTCTCGGTTATGGTCCGAAACCTGATACTACAAGAGCCACACAAAGAAGAACGACAGAGTTAGAAGACTCCCTTAGAAAGACGAAAGAGGAAGCTGCTACTGCCCAACATGATTTACAGAAACGATTAAATGTAGTGGTAGAAACCCAGCAGTCCAAGATAGAAACCTAG
- the LOC132641044 gene encoding uncharacterized protein LOC132641044 isoform X2: protein MAPGGHIFKQTTLTGKTIRATQSPDESNNVTPPVNTDDSTKIRNGRGKTRGKGLERMRKTMGSKMKIEIPLGKGRPTKPTQLAKLSNELGIIARNFLSLPNKWKELTREDKDAALIRCHEKFEIDLDEHYVKDSVEDILKNRSRQWRYKLKQLFESARSEEEARKIEVPELTRENWNKLCDMWADPEHKKRCDINRANRSKLKTNHFMGSKAFVPARAELAENGVEPDRIEFYKSTHYSTEKGWSSLETETNYKNLKDLKDIYTSGEPGEPSMTIDQIMDTILGKKSVYIKGLGYGPKPDTTRATQRRTTELEDSLRKTKEEAATAQHDLQKRLNVVVETQQSKIET from the exons ATGGCACCAGGAGGACATATCTTCAAACAAACTACACTTACAGGGAAAACTATTCGAGCTACTCAATCGCCGGATGAATCAAATAATGTTACTCCCCCTGTTAATACAG ATGATTCCACTAAGATCAGGAATGGTCGTGGCAAGACTAGAGGGAAAGGTCTTGAAAGGATGAGGAAGACTATGGGAAGCAAGATGAAAATTGAGATTCCACTTGGTAAAGGGAGGCCAACTAAGCCAACTCAATTGGCAAAATTATCCAATGAACTAGGGATAATTGCCAGGAATTTTCTTTCGCTTCCAAACAAGTGGAAGGAACTCACAAGAGAGGACAAAGATGCAGCACTAATTAGGTGCCAC GAGAAGTTTGAAATTGATTTGGACGAGCATTACGTGAAAGATAGTGTTGAGGATATTTTGAAAAACAGAAGCCGACAATGGCGTTACAAGTTAAAACAGCTATTTGAAAGTGCACGTTCCGAGGAAGAAGCTCGTAAAATTGAAGTGCCAGAGTTGACCCGAGAAAATTGGAATAAGCTTTGTGACATGTGGGCTGATCCAGAGCATAAG AAACGATGCGACATAAACAGGGCCAATCGAAGTAAGCTTAAAACTAATCATTTCATGGGGTCAAAAGCGTTTGTACCTGCTCGTGCTGAACTT gcTGAAAATGGAGTAGAGCCTGACAGAATCGAGTTCTACAAGAGTACTCATTACTCGACTGAAAAAGGATGGTCATCTCTAGAGACTGAGACTAACTAT AAAAACCTAAAAGatttgaaagatatatatacTTCGGGAGAGCCGGGAGAGCCTTCCATGACTATTGATCAAATTATGGATACTATACTTGGTAAAAAATCGGTATACATAAAAGGTCTCGGTTATGGTCCGAAACCTGATACTACAAGAGCCACACAAAGAAGAACGACAGAGTTAGAAGACTCCCTTAGAAAGACGAAAGAGGAAGCTGCTACTGCCCAACATGATTTACAGAAACGATTAAATGTAGTGGTAGAAACCCAGCAGTCCAAGATAGAAACCTAG